Proteins from one Streptococcus mitis B6 genomic window:
- a CDS encoding amino acid ABC transporter ATP-binding protein: protein MSETILEIKELKKSFGDNPILQGLSLDIKKGEVVVILGPSGCGKSTLLRCLNGLESIQGGDILLYGQSIVENKKDFHLVRQKIGMVFQSYELFPHLDVLQNLILGPIKAQGRDKKEVTEEALQLLERVGLLDKQHSFARQLSGGQKQRVAIVRALLMHPEIILFDEVTASLDPEMVREVLELINDLAQEGRTMILVTHEMQFAQAIADRIIFLDQGKIAEEGTAQAFFTNPQTKRAQEFLNVFDFSQFGSYL from the coding sequence ATGTCTGAAACTATTTTAGAAATCAAGGAACTAAAAAAATCCTTCGGAGACAATCCCATCCTCCAAGGACTTTCTCTAGATATCAAAAAAGGGGAAGTTGTGGTTATTCTGGGGCCATCTGGTTGTGGAAAAAGTACCCTCCTTCGTTGCCTCAATGGCTTAGAAAGTATTCAAGGTGGAGATATCCTACTGTATGGTCAGTCTATCGTTGAAAATAAAAAAGACTTTCACCTGGTTCGCCAAAAGATTGGCATGGTCTTTCAAAGCTATGAACTCTTTCCCCATCTGGATGTCCTACAAAACCTCATCCTAGGCCCTATCAAGGCTCAGGGAAGGGACAAGAAAGAAGTGACAGAGGAAGCTTTGCAATTACTGGAGCGTGTCGGTTTACTAGATAAACAACATAGCTTTGCGCGTCAATTATCTGGTGGACAGAAGCAACGGGTTGCAATTGTTCGTGCCCTCCTCATGCATCCAGAAATCATCCTTTTTGACGAAGTGACTGCTTCGCTGGATCCAGAAATGGTGCGTGAGGTTCTAGAACTTATCAATGATTTGGCCCAAGAAGGCCGTACCATGATTTTAGTAACCCATGAAATGCAGTTTGCCCAAGCTATTGCCGATCGGATTATCTTCCTTGACCAAGGAAAAATCGCTGAAGAAGGAACAGCTCAAGCCTTCTTTACCAATCCTCAAACCAAACGAGCTCAGGAATTTTTAAACGTCTTTGACTTTAGCCAATTTGGCTCATATTTATAA
- a CDS encoding UDP-N-acetylglucosamine--N-acetylmuramyl-(pentapeptide) pyrophosphoryl-undecaprenol N-acetylglucosamine transferase yields the protein MKKIVFTGGGTVGHVTLNLLLMPKFIEDGWEVHYIGDKRGIEHQEILKSGLDVTFHSIATGKLRRYFSWQNMLDVFKVGWGIVQSLFIMLRLRPQALFSKGGFVSVPPVIAARVSGVPVFLHESDLSMGLANKIAYKFATKMYSTFEQASSLSKVEHVGAVTKVSDQKTLEPDELVDIQTHFNPQLPTVLFVGGSAGARVFNQLVTDHKKELTERYNIINLTGDSSLNELSQNLLRVDYVTNLYQPLMELADIVVTRGGANTIFELLAMAKLHVIVPLGREASRGDQIENAAYFVKKGYAEELQESDLTLDSLEEKLSHLLSHKEDYQANMKASKELKSLADFYQLLKNDLS from the coding sequence ATGAAAAAAATTGTCTTTACAGGTGGGGGGACGGTTGGACACGTGACCCTCAACCTTTTGTTAATGCCCAAGTTCATCGAAGATGGCTGGGAAGTCCACTATATCGGAGACAAGCGTGGCATTGAACACCAAGAAATCCTCAAGTCGGGTCTAGATGTTACCTTCCATTCCATTGCGACTGGAAAATTGCGTCGTTATTTCTCTTGGCAAAATATGCTGGATGTCTTCAAAGTTGGCTGGGGAATTGTCCAATCTCTCTTTATCATGTTGCGACTTCGTCCACAGGCCCTTTTTTCAAAGGGAGGCTTTGTCTCAGTACCGCCTGTTATCGCTGCGCGTGTGTCAGGAGTGCCTGTCTTTCTTCACGAATCTGACCTATCTATGGGCTTGGCCAATAAAATCGCCTATAAATTTGCGACGAAGATGTATTCAACCTTTGAGCAAGCTTCAAGTTTGTCTAAGGTTGAGCATGTGGGAGCGGTGACAAAGGTTTCAGATCAAAAAACTCTAGAACCCGATGAATTGGTGGATATTCAAACCCACTTTAATCCCCAATTACCAACTGTATTGTTTGTCGGTGGTTCTGCAGGCGCTCGTGTCTTTAACCAATTGGTGACAGACCATAAGAAAGAACTAACCGAGCGCTACAATATTATCAATCTAACTGGAGATTCTAGTCTGAACGAGTTGAGTCAAAATCTCCTTCGTGTTGACTATGTGACCAATCTCTATCAACCCTTGATGGAATTGGCTGATATTGTTGTGACACGTGGTGGCGCCAATACGATTTTTGAGCTCTTGGCCATGGCAAAATTACATGTCATTGTGCCGCTTGGTCGTGAAGCTAGTCGTGGAGACCAGATTGAAAATGCAGCTTACTTTGTAAAAAAAGGCTATGCAGAAGAGCTTCAAGAAAGCGATTTGACCTTGGACAGTTTGGAAGAGAAGCTTTCTCACTTACTAAGTCACAAGGAAGACTATCAGGCTAATATGAAGGCTTCTAAGGAATTGAAATCTCTAGCAGATTTTTATCAACTATTGAAAAACGATTTATCATAA
- the pyrE gene encoding orotate phosphoribosyltransferase codes for MTLAKDIASHLLKIQAVYLKPEEPFTWASGIKSPIYTDNRVTLAYPETRTLIENGFVEAIKEAFPEVEVIAGTATAGIPHGAIIADKMNLPFAYIRSKPKDHGAGNQIEGRVAQGQKMVVVEDLISTGGSVLEAVAAAKREGAEVLGVVAIFSYQLPKADKNFSDAGVKLVTLSNYSELIHLAQEEGYITPEGLDLLKRFKEDQENWQEG; via the coding sequence ATGACACTTGCTAAAGATATCGCTAGCCACCTCTTGAAAATCCAAGCCGTTTACCTCAAACCAGAGGAGCCTTTCACTTGGGCATCTGGTATCAAGTCACCGATTTATACTGATAATCGTGTGACACTAGCCTATCCAGAAACTCGTACCCTAATTGAAAATGGCTTTGTGGAAGCTATCAAAGAAGCCTTTCCTGAGGTTGAGGTGATTGCAGGAACTGCGACAGCAGGGATTCCTCACGGAGCCATCATTGCTGACAAGATGAATCTGCCATTTGCCTATATCCGTAGCAAACCAAAAGACCACGGAGCAGGCAACCAAATTGAAGGTCGGGTAGCTCAGGGGCAAAAGATGGTAGTGGTTGAAGACCTTATTTCAACAGGTGGCTCTGTTCTCGAGGCCGTAGCAGCCGCTAAACGAGAAGGAGCAGAGGTTCTCGGAGTTGTAGCGATTTTCAGTTACCAATTGCCAAAAGCAGATAAGAACTTCTCAGATGCAGGTGTCAAACTTGTGACGCTTTCTAACTACAGTGAACTCATTCACCTAGCCCAAGAAGAAGGCTATATCACGCCAGAAGGCTTGGATCTCCTAAAACGATTTAAAGAAGACCAAGAAAATTGGCAAGAAGGTTAG
- a CDS encoding CopY/TcrY family copper transport repressor produces the protein MQISDAEWQVMKIIWMQGEQTSTDLIRVLAERFDWSKSTIQTLLARLVEKECLTRKKEGKFFVYSALLTLDQSRDLLVQDIKDKVCSRRIKNLLADLIAECDFTQADLEDLEAVISEKKSSAVTKVKCNCM, from the coding sequence ATGCAGATTTCAGATGCAGAATGGCAGGTCATGAAGATTATTTGGATGCAAGGAGAGCAGACCAGTACGGATTTGATCAGGGTTCTGGCGGAGCGGTTCGACTGGTCCAAGTCAACCATTCAAACTCTTTTGGCTCGTTTGGTTGAGAAAGAGTGTCTGACAAGGAAAAAAGAAGGCAAGTTCTTTGTCTATTCAGCCCTTTTAACTTTGGACCAAAGTCGGGATTTACTTGTCCAAGATATCAAGGACAAGGTTTGTTCTCGTAGGATTAAGAACTTGTTGGCTGATTTGATTGCTGAATGTGATTTTACTCAGGCTGACTTGGAAGATTTGGAAGCTGTGATTTCTGAGAAGAAATCAAGCGCTGTAACAAAAGTAAAATGTAATTGTATGTAA
- a CDS encoding cupredoxin domain-containing protein, protein MLNSIVTIICIALIAFILFWFFKKPEKSGQKAQQKNGYQEIRVEVMGGYTPELIILKKSVPARIVFDRKDPSPCLDQIVFPDFGVHADLPMGEEYVVEITPEQAGEYGFSCGMNMMHGKMIVE, encoded by the coding sequence ATGTTAAATAGTATTGTAACCATTATTTGTATTGCTCTTATCGCCTTTATCTTGTTTTGGTTTTTCAAAAAGCCTGAAAAATCTGGACAAAAGGCCCAGCAAAAAAACGGCTACCAAGAGATTCGAGTGGAAGTCATGGGAGGCTATACGCCTGAGTTGATTATCCTCAAGAAATCAGTGCCAGCCCGCATTGTCTTTGACCGTAAGGACCCTTCACCCTGTCTAGACCAAATTGTTTTTCCAGATTTTGGTGTACATGCGGACCTGCCTATGGGGGAAGAGTATGTAGTGGAAATCACACCTGAGCAGGCTGGAGAGTATGGTTTCTCTTGTGGCATGAATATGATGCACGGTAAGATGATTGTAGAATAG
- the pyrF gene encoding orotidine-5'-phosphate decarboxylase, whose translation MREHRPVIALDFPSFEAVKEFLALFPEEESLYLKVGMELYYATGPEIVSYLKGLGHSVFLDLKLHDIPNTVKSAMKVLSQLGVDMTNVHAAGGVEMMKAAREGLGSQAKLIAVTQLTSTSEAQMQDFQNIQTSLQESVIHYAKKTAEAGLDGVVCSAQEVQVIKQATNPDFICLTPGIRPAGAAVGDQKRVMTPADAYQIGSDYIVVGRPITQAEDPVAAYHAIKDEWNQD comes from the coding sequence ATGCGAGAACATCGTCCAGTCATTGCTCTTGATTTTCCTAGTTTTGAGGCGGTCAAGGAATTTTTAGCTCTTTTTCCAGAGGAAGAAAGCCTTTATCTAAAGGTAGGGATGGAGCTTTATTACGCAACGGGTCCTGAGATTGTATCTTACTTGAAAGGTCTGGGTCACAGTGTCTTTTTGGATCTCAAACTTCATGACATTCCCAATACAGTCAAATCAGCCATGAAGGTCCTGTCTCAGCTTGGTGTGGATATGACCAATGTTCATGCGGCTGGTGGTGTAGAGATGATGAAGGCTGCGCGTGAAGGTCTTGGAAGTCAAGCCAAATTGATTGCTGTTACTCAGCTTACATCAACATCAGAGGCCCAGATGCAGGACTTTCAAAATATCCAAACCAGCCTGCAAGAGTCTGTGATTCATTATGCCAAGAAGACAGCTGAAGCGGGATTAGATGGTGTCGTTTGCTCGGCTCAGGAAGTACAAGTCATCAAGCAGGCTACCAATCCAGATTTTATCTGTCTGACACCGGGGATTCGTCCAGCAGGTGCTGCAGTTGGAGACCAAAAACGCGTCATGACACCTGCTGATGCCTATCAAATCGGCAGTGACTATATCGTAGTGGGACGTCCCATTACCCAAGCTGAGGATCCTGTTGCAGCTTATCATGCCATCAAGGATGAATGGAACCAAGACTAG
- a CDS encoding amino acid ABC transporter permease, with protein sequence MQDSGIQVLFQGNNLLRILQGLGVTIGISILSVLLSMMFGTVMGIIMTSHSKIVRFLTRLYLEFIRIMPQLVLLFIVYFGLARNFNINISGKTSAIIVFTLWGTAEMGDLVRGAITSLPKHQFESGQALGLINVQLYYHIIIPQVLRRLLPQAINLVTRMIKTTSLVVLIGVVEVTKVGQQIIDSNRLTIPTASFWIYGTILVLYFAVCFPISKLSTHLEKHWRN encoded by the coding sequence ATGCAGGATTCGGGAATCCAAGTACTCTTTCAGGGAAATAATCTCCTGAGAATCTTACAGGGATTGGGTGTTACGATTGGCATATCTATCCTGTCTGTCCTCTTATCCATGATGTTCGGAACAGTCATGGGAATCATCATGACCTCCCATTCTAAAATCGTACGATTTTTAACACGATTGTATCTGGAATTTATCCGTATCATGCCCCAACTGGTGTTGCTCTTCATCGTTTACTTTGGCTTAGCTCGAAACTTTAATATCAATATCTCAGGTAAGACTTCAGCTATTATCGTCTTTACCCTCTGGGGAACAGCTGAAATGGGGGACTTGGTCCGTGGAGCTATCACTTCCCTTCCTAAACATCAGTTTGAAAGTGGACAGGCGCTCGGCTTGATCAATGTTCAACTTTACTACCACATTATCATCCCACAGGTTTTGAGAAGACTGCTACCGCAGGCCATTAACCTTGTCACTCGGATGATCAAAACCACTTCCTTGGTTGTCTTGATTGGGGTTGTTGAAGTGACCAAGGTTGGACAACAAATCATTGATAGCAATCGCCTGACCATCCCAACTGCTTCCTTCTGGATTTATGGAACCATTCTAGTCTTGTATTTCGCAGTCTGTTTCCCTATTTCCAAACTATCCACTCACCTAGAAAAACATTGGAGGAACTAA
- a CDS encoding amino acid ABC transporter permease — protein sequence MDWSIVEQYLPLYQKAFLLTLHIAVWGILGSFLLGLIVSIIRHYRIPVLAQVATAYIELSRNTPLLIQLFFLYFGLPRIGIVLSSEVCATLGLVFLGGSYMAESFRSGLEAVSQTQQEIGLAIGLTPVQVFRYVVLPQATAVALPSFSANVIFLIKETSVFSAVALADLMYVAKDLIGLYYETDIALAMLVVAYLIMLLPISLVFSWIERRLRHAGFGNPSTLSGK from the coding sequence TTGGATTGGTCCATTGTTGAACAATATCTACCACTATATCAAAAGGCATTTCTTCTGACCTTGCATATTGCAGTTTGGGGTATTCTGGGATCCTTTCTGCTCGGCTTAATCGTTAGTATCATCCGGCATTACCGCATCCCTGTTTTGGCGCAAGTAGCGACAGCCTATATTGAATTGTCACGCAATACGCCCCTTTTGATTCAACTCTTCTTTCTCTACTTCGGACTTCCCCGAATCGGGATTGTCCTATCTTCAGAAGTCTGTGCCACTTTAGGACTGGTCTTTTTAGGAGGCTCCTATATGGCAGAATCTTTCCGAAGTGGGCTGGAAGCCGTCAGTCAAACCCAGCAGGAGATTGGCCTAGCCATCGGTCTGACACCTGTACAGGTCTTTCGCTATGTGGTTCTTCCGCAAGCAACAGCGGTGGCCCTACCGTCTTTTAGTGCCAATGTCATTTTCCTCATCAAGGAAACCTCTGTTTTCTCAGCAGTAGCTTTGGCCGACCTCATGTACGTCGCCAAAGACTTGATTGGACTCTACTATGAAACAGACATCGCGCTTGCTATGTTGGTAGTTGCTTATCTAATCATGCTGCTACCTATCTCACTGGTCTTTAGCTGGATAGAAAGGAGGCTACGCCATGCAGGATTCGGGAATCCAAGTACTCTTTCAGGGAAATAA
- a CDS encoding ABC transporter ATP-binding protein, translating to MNEIITLKNIQLELKKTCVFQNLNFSCKQGEIIGITGANGSGKSVLFKLIAGLYSPSYGEVLINGENIVPERKIPANLGALIEEPGFINYYSGFKNLQYLASIRGVVGNQEINDTLKIVGLYEQKDQKVKTYSLGMRKKLGIAQAIMENPSILLLDEPMNALDKSSVENMRTLFRKLSSEKGTTILIASHSEEDIRILCDKVYSIEDKVCTLCSD from the coding sequence ATGAATGAAATAATTACATTAAAAAATATTCAGTTGGAATTAAAAAAAACATGTGTTTTTCAAAACCTTAATTTTAGTTGTAAACAGGGGGAAATTATAGGAATTACTGGTGCGAATGGCTCAGGGAAAAGTGTATTGTTTAAATTAATAGCTGGTTTATATAGTCCGTCTTATGGAGAAGTGTTAATCAATGGGGAAAATATTGTTCCTGAGAGAAAAATTCCAGCTAATTTGGGAGCTTTGATTGAAGAACCTGGTTTTATAAATTATTATAGTGGCTTTAAGAATTTACAATATTTGGCAAGCATACGAGGAGTAGTTGGTAATCAGGAAATCAATGATACACTGAAAATAGTTGGTCTATATGAGCAAAAAGACCAGAAAGTTAAAACTTATTCGCTAGGTATGAGGAAAAAGCTAGGGATTGCTCAAGCAATTATGGAGAATCCCTCTATTCTTTTACTAGATGAACCTATGAATGCCTTGGATAAATCAAGTGTAGAAAATATGAGAACATTGTTTAGAAAGCTCTCTAGTGAAAAAGGAACAACAATTTTGATTGCTAGTCATAGTGAAGAGGATATTCGTATCTTATGTGATAAAGTATATTCAATAGAAGATAAAGTATGTACACTGTGTTCAGATTGA
- a CDS encoding cell division protein FtsQ/DivIB, with translation MSKDKKNEGKEILEEFKELSEWQKRNQEYLKKKAEEEAALAEEKEKERQARMASKSEESDETGDRESESNPEDPESAKGESEEKVESSEGDKEEEEIEESGSKEKEEQDKNLAKKEKATKAKIPGLHILRAFTILFPSLLLLIVSAYLLSPYATMKDIRVEGTVQTTADDIRQASGIQDSDYTINLLLDKAKYEEQIKSNYWVESAQLVYQFPTKFTIKVKEYDIVAYYVSGENHYPILSSGQLETSAVSLVSLPETYLSVLFNDSEQIKAFVSELAQISPELKAAIQKVDLAPSKVTSDLIRLTMNDSDEVLVPLSEMSKKLPYYSKIKPQLSEPSVVDMEAGIYSYTVADKLIMEAEEKAKQEAKEAEKKQEEERKRLEEEKKKQEEESNRNQTSQRSSRR, from the coding sequence ATGTCAAAAGATAAGAAAAATGAGGGCAAAGAAATCCTCGAAGAATTTAAAGAGTTATCAGAATGGCAGAAACGAAACCAAGAATACCTAAAAAAGAAGGCTGAAGAAGAGGCAGCCCTAGCTGAGGAGAAGGAAAAGGAAAGACAGGCTCGAATGGCTTCAAAATCTGAAGAGTCAGATGAAACTGGGGACCGAGAGAGTGAATCTAATCCAGAGGACCCAGAATCAGCTAAGGGAGAGTCTGAAGAAAAAGTAGAATCTTCAGAGGGTGACAAAGAGGAAGAAGAGATAGAAGAATCAGGGTCTAAAGAGAAGGAGGAACAGGATAAAAATCTTGCTAAAAAGGAAAAAGCAACCAAAGCAAAGATTCCTGGCCTCCATATCTTGCGAGCCTTCACGATTTTATTTCCAAGTCTGCTTTTATTGATTGTCTCTGCCTACTTACTCAGTCCTTATGCGACCATGAAGGATATCCGTGTTGAGGGAACGGTTCAAACTACGGCTGATGATATTCGACAGGCTTCGGGCATTCAGGATTCGGATTATACGATTAACCTTCTGCTAGATAAGGCAAAATATGAAGAGCAGATCAAGTCTAACTATTGGGTGGAATCAGCTCAGCTTGTTTATCAATTTCCAACTAAGTTCACCATCAAGGTCAAGGAATATGATATTGTGGCCTACTATGTTTCTGGTGAAAATCATTATCCTATTCTTTCCAGCGGTCAGCTTGAGACCAGTGCTGTGAGTTTGGTCAGTCTACCAGAAACTTATTTATCTGTTCTCTTTAATGATAGTGAACAAATCAAGGCTTTTGTCTCAGAACTTGCTCAAATTAGCCCAGAACTTAAGGCTGCTATCCAAAAGGTGGACCTAGCCCCAAGCAAGGTGACTTCAGATTTAATTCGATTGACTATGAATGATTCGGACGAAGTCTTGGTTCCTCTATCTGAAATGAGTAAGAAATTGCCATATTACAGTAAGATTAAGCCTCAATTGTCAGAACCGAGTGTGGTCGACATGGAAGCTGGAATTTACAGTTACACTGTGGCGGATAAATTAATTATGGAGGCTGAGGAGAAAGCTAAACAAGAGGCTAAGGAAGCCGAGAAAAAGCAGGAAGAAGAACGTAAACGTTTAGAAGAAGAAAAGAAAAAACAAGAGGAAGAGAGCAATCGAAACCAAACAAGTCAGCGTTCATCGCGTCGCTAG
- a CDS encoding heavy metal translocating P-type ATPase — MTEIIKASLENGVQKIRITADKGYHPAHIQLQKGVPAEITFHRVTPSNCYKEILFEEEGILEPIGVDEEKVIRFTPQELGQHEFSCGMKMQKGSYTVVEKTRKSLSLLQRFWITSIFTVPLVILMIGMSTGSISHQVMRWGTFLATTPIMLVAGGPYIQSAWASFKKHNANMDTLVALGTLVAYFYSLVALFAGLPVYFESAAFIFFFVLMGAVFEEKMRKNTSQAVEKLLDLQAKTAEVMREDNYVQVPLEQVKVGDLIRVRPGEKIAVDGVVVEGISSIDESMVTGESLPVDKTVGDTVIGSTINNSGTLVFRAEKVGSETVLAQIVDFVKKAQTSRAPIQDLTDKISGIFVPAVVILGIVTFWIWFVLLRDSVVVLGASFVSSLLYAVAVLIIACPCALGLATPTALMVGTGRSAKMGVLLKNGMVLQEIQKVQTLVFDKTGTLTEGKPVVTDIIGDEVEVLGLAASLEEASQHPLAEAVVKRASEAGLEFQTVENFQTLHGKGVSGQINGKQVLLGNAKMLDGMNISSTYQDKLEELEKEAKTVVFLAVDNEIKGLLALQDIPKENAKLAISQLKKRGLKTVMLTGDNAGVARAIADQIGIEEVIAGVLPEEKANEIHKLQSAGKVAFVGDGINDAPALSVADVGIAMGAGTDIAIESADLVLTTNNLLGVVRAFDMSKKTFNRILLNLFWAFIYNVVGIPIAAGVFSGVGLALNPELAGLAMAFSSVSVLTSSLLLNFSKID; from the coding sequence ATGACTGAAATTATAAAAGCAAGTCTTGAAAATGGTGTTCAAAAAATCCGTATCACGGCAGACAAAGGCTACCATCCAGCCCACATTCAACTGCAAAAAGGAGTTCCTGCTGAGATCACCTTTCACCGTGTGACACCTTCAAACTGTTATAAGGAAATTCTGTTTGAAGAAGAAGGCATCTTGGAACCAATCGGCGTAGATGAGGAGAAAGTCATTCGTTTTACACCTCAAGAATTAGGTCAACATGAATTTTCTTGTGGCATGAAGATGCAAAAGGGAAGTTATACCGTAGTTGAGAAGACTCGAAAATCTCTATCACTTTTACAGCGTTTTTGGATTACTAGTATCTTTACTGTGCCTCTTGTGATTCTCATGATTGGAATGTCGACAGGTAGCATTAGTCACCAAGTCATGCGTTGGGGAACCTTTTTAGCCACAACACCGATTATGCTAGTAGCAGGTGGTCCTTATATCCAAAGTGCTTGGGCTAGTTTTAAAAAGCACAATGCTAACATGGATACCTTGGTTGCTCTGGGAACCCTAGTGGCCTATTTCTATAGCTTAGTTGCCCTCTTCGCTGGTCTCCCCGTTTACTTTGAAAGTGCTGCATTTATCTTCTTCTTCGTTCTTATGGGAGCCGTTTTTGAGGAGAAAATGCGGAAAAATACTTCCCAAGCTGTGGAGAAATTACTTGACTTGCAGGCTAAAACTGCAGAAGTCATGCGTGAGGATAACTATGTTCAAGTCCCTTTGGAGCAAGTCAAGGTAGGTGACCTGATTCGAGTGCGTCCCGGTGAAAAGATTGCGGTTGATGGTGTCGTAGTAGAAGGTATCTCTAGTATTGATGAGTCTATGGTGACAGGTGAGAGTCTGCCTGTGGACAAGACAGTTGGAGATACCGTCATTGGTTCAACCATCAATAATAGTGGAACACTTGTTTTTAGAGCAGAAAAAGTTGGTTCAGAGACTGTTTTGGCTCAGATTGTGGATTTTGTGAAGAAAGCTCAGACCAGTCGTGCACCGATTCAGGACTTGACAGATAAAATTTCAGGGATTTTTGTTCCAGCAGTTGTCATTTTAGGGATTGTGACCTTTTGGATTTGGTTCGTCTTGCTCAGGGATAGTGTAGTCGTGCTTGGAGCGAGTTTTGTATCTTCTCTTCTCTATGCGGTGGCGGTTTTGATTATCGCCTGTCCTTGTGCCTTGGGTCTTGCAACACCGACAGCCCTTATGGTGGGGACAGGACGCAGTGCCAAGATGGGAGTTCTCCTCAAAAATGGAATGGTTCTACAGGAAATCCAGAAAGTCCAAACTCTTGTCTTTGATAAGACTGGAACTTTGACGGAAGGGAAGCCTGTGGTAACAGATATCATCGGCGACGAGGTAGAAGTGCTTGGATTGGCAGCCTCCTTGGAAGAAGCTTCTCAACACCCACTGGCTGAAGCCGTTGTGAAACGAGCGAGTGAAGCTGGACTTGAGTTTCAAACTGTTGAAAATTTCCAAACCTTGCACGGAAAAGGTGTCTCAGGGCAAATCAATGGAAAACAAGTTCTGCTTGGAAATGCTAAAATGCTAGATGGCATGAACATTTCTAGCACTTATCAAGATAAACTAGAAGAATTAGAAAAAGAAGCTAAGACAGTTGTGTTCTTGGCTGTGGACAATGAAATCAAAGGCTTGCTTGCTTTGCAAGATATCCCTAAGGAAAATGCTAAGCTAGCCATTAGTCAGTTGAAAAAACGAGGCCTTAAAACAGTCATGCTGACAGGAGACAATGCTGGTGTGGCGCGTGCTATTGCGGATCAGATTGGAATCGAAGAGGTCATTGCAGGTGTCTTGCCAGAAGAAAAAGCCAACGAAATCCATAAACTACAATCAGCTGGGAAAGTAGCCTTTGTTGGGGACGGTATCAATGATGCTCCTGCTCTCAGTGTAGCAGATGTGGGGATTGCTATGGGTGCTGGAACAGATATTGCCATCGAGTCAGCAGATTTAGTGTTGACAACCAATAACCTCCTAGGCGTGGTGCGTGCCTTCGACATGAGTAAGAAAACCTTTAATCGTATTCTGCTCAATCTTTTCTGGGCCTTTATCTACAATGTCGTCGGAATTCCGATTGCAGCAGGAGTCTTTTCTGGTGTTGGACTGGCTCTCAATCCAGAACTGGCAGGTCTAGCCATGGCCTTTAGTTCTGTATCTGTTCTGACTAGTTCACTCTTACTAAACTTTAGTAAAATAGACTAA
- a CDS encoding cysteine ABC transporter substrate-binding protein has protein sequence MKLFKPLLTVLALAFALIFVTACSSGGNAASSSGKTTAKARTIDDIKKSGELRIAVFGDKKPFGYVDNDGSYQGYDIELGNQLAQDLGVKVKYVSVDAANRAEYLISNKVDITLANFTVTDERKKQVDFALPYMKVSLGVVSPKTGLITDVKQLEGKTLIVTKGTTAETYFEKNHPEIKLQKYDQYSDSYQALLDGRGDAFSTDNTEVLAWALENKGFEVGITSLGNPDTIAAAVQKGNQELLDFINKDIEKLGKENFFHKAYEKTLHPTYGDAAKADDLVVEGGKVD, from the coding sequence ATGAAACTATTCAAACCACTCTTAACTGTTTTGGCACTTGCCTTCGCCCTTATCTTTGTCACAGCTTGTAGCTCAGGTGGAAATGCGGCTTCATCGTCTGGTAAAACCACTGCCAAGGCTCGCACAATCGATGACATCAAAAAAAGCGGTGAACTACGAATCGCCGTATTTGGAGATAAAAAACCGTTTGGTTACGTTGACAATGACGGTTCTTACCAAGGTTATGATATTGAACTTGGGAACCAATTAGCACAAGACCTTGGGGTGAAGGTTAAATACGTTTCAGTCGACGCTGCCAACCGTGCGGAATACTTGATTTCAAACAAGGTGGATATTACCCTTGCCAACTTTACAGTAACTGACGAACGCAAGAAACAAGTTGATTTTGCCCTTCCTTACATGAAAGTTTCTCTGGGTGTCGTATCACCAAAGACTGGTCTCATTACAGATGTCAAACAATTGGAAGGTAAAACTTTGATTGTTACAAAAGGAACGACTGCTGAGACTTATTTTGAAAAGAATCATCCAGAAATCAAACTCCAAAAATACGACCAATACAGTGACTCTTACCAAGCTCTTCTTGACGGACGTGGAGATGCCTTCTCTACTGACAATACGGAAGTCCTAGCTTGGGCGCTTGAAAACAAAGGATTTGAAGTAGGCATTACTTCCCTCGGTAATCCAGATACCATTGCGGCAGCCGTTCAAAAAGGCAACCAAGAATTGCTAGACTTCATCAATAAAGATATTGAAAAATTAGGTAAGGAAAACTTCTTCCACAAGGCCTATGAAAAAACACTCCACCCAACCTACGGTGACGCTGCTAAAGCAGATGACCTAGTTGTTGAAGGTGGAAAAGTTGATTAG